One Methanomassiliicoccales archaeon genomic window carries:
- a CDS encoding YhbY family RNA-binding protein yields the protein MSRISKTELRRMGTKIRSSIHIGKGGISENIIEEIKCQLKKNKIVKIRILETAGLERMTTAKELADRTGSELVEVRGNTILLCEASLFEQTE from the coding sequence ATGTCGAGGATTTCAAAAACGGAATTGAGACGTATGGGCACAAAGATCAGATCAAGTATCCATATCGGGAAGGGCGGTATTTCGGAAAACATCATTGAAGAGATAAAATGCCAATTGAAAAAGAATAAAATTGTAAAGATCAGAATTCTCGAAACAGCGGGTTTAGAGAGAATGACTACTGCAAAAGAACTTGCCGATCGAACAGGATCGGAACTGGTTGAAGTAAGAGGCAATACCATATTACTCTGTGAAGCAAGTCTTTTTGAGCAAACAGAATGA
- the serS gene encoding serine--tRNA ligase has translation MITQTGEPMLDIALIRNNPDLVRASLRNRGYPENLLDEFLRVDAEWRKMVDESNRLKRVRNSVAEEIPKLKDDEKKSKIDEMKRIVERIKELDTKISELENTRTEIVLNMPNIPHDSVPIGRDSEDNITVREFGKPRVFDFPPKTHFEIGEDLDIIDFARGAKIAGSGFYVMKGDGARLERALINYMLDVHRQQGYIEVFPPAVVNRQAVIGTGQYPKLKDDMYWIERDDLWLNPTAEVPVTNLHMDEIFDKKDLPIYYTAYLPSFRREAGRHADTRGIVRVHQFNKVELVKFVLPEKSFDELESLLLDAEAILQGLELPYRVRLLCTGDLGFASAKTYDIEAHAPGIGLWLEVSSCSCFTDFQARRARIKYRPEPHLKSEFVHTLNGSGIALPRTVASLLENYQNRDGTVTIPKVLRPYMQGQELIE, from the coding sequence ATGATAACGCAAACAGGTGAGCCGATGCTGGATATCGCCTTGATCAGAAATAATCCTGACCTGGTAAGAGCCTCCCTTAGAAACAGAGGCTACCCAGAGAATCTCCTCGATGAATTTCTGAGAGTCGATGCCGAGTGGCGGAAAATGGTCGACGAGAGCAATCGACTCAAAAGGGTGAGGAATTCGGTCGCAGAAGAGATACCGAAATTGAAGGATGATGAAAAAAAGAGCAAGATCGATGAAATGAAGAGGATCGTTGAGAGAATTAAGGAGCTTGATACAAAAATATCAGAACTGGAGAATACGAGAACCGAGATTGTGCTCAACATGCCGAACATCCCCCACGATTCTGTCCCCATTGGTCGCGACAGTGAAGATAACATTACTGTTAGAGAATTTGGAAAGCCGAGGGTGTTTGATTTTCCACCAAAAACGCATTTTGAGATCGGCGAAGATCTTGACATCATTGATTTCGCTAGAGGCGCGAAGATTGCAGGATCCGGCTTTTATGTGATGAAAGGAGACGGTGCGAGATTGGAAAGAGCGCTTATCAATTACATGCTTGATGTTCATCGACAGCAGGGTTATATTGAAGTGTTTCCACCGGCAGTTGTTAACAGACAGGCGGTGATTGGCACTGGGCAATATCCAAAGCTTAAAGATGACATGTACTGGATTGAAAGAGATGACCTATGGTTGAACCCAACTGCTGAGGTGCCTGTCACGAATCTCCACATGGACGAAATTTTTGACAAGAAGGATCTGCCGATTTATTATACCGCGTATTTGCCTTCCTTTAGAAGAGAGGCTGGCCGTCACGCTGACACAAGAGGGATTGTGAGAGTACACCAATTCAATAAGGTCGAACTCGTCAAATTTGTTCTACCAGAAAAATCATTCGATGAACTCGAAAGTCTTCTTCTTGACGCAGAGGCAATTCTTCAGGGATTGGAACTCCCATATCGTGTGAGATTACTCTGCACAGGCGATCTCGGTTTCGCATCGGCAAAAACTTACGACATTGAAGCTCATGCGCCAGGAATAGGACTTTGGCTGGAAGTTTCTTCGTGTAGCTGTTTTACGGATTTTCAGGCAAGAAGGGCAAGGATCAAATATAGGCCTGAACCTCATTTGAAAAGCGAATTTGTCCACACCTTGAATGGATCTGGAATTGCATTGCCGAGGACTGTCGCCTCACTTCTTGAGAATTATCAGAATCGTGATGGTACGGTGACTATTCCAAAAGTTCTAAGGCCGTATATGCAGGGCCAAGAGCTCATTGAATGA
- a CDS encoding SLC13 family permease yields the protein MELNAILALLIFGVVYLIMVLDLADRAVLVIAGSLLMVGLGIISEEQVIRSIEWNAIGLIFGMFILVGALAESGFFRWIGLHFLQLTKFDSVKIFIVFCGLSALLSAFMDSITVMVFMSSLTIEVASILKIPPLPLIIAQICSANIGGSATIMGDPPNVILGTALNFGFMDFVENTGMIAVIVFFFNLFLFMILYRHNFRRHDINVHEIMEQHKDLDPFSAVKDLRQMRIALVIFAFTVTLLVLHNLLDLLVAFVAVLGGALVLLLGRRRYDELIQKIDWHTIVFLAGLFVMVGGLESAGVLTGFAHAIADISGSDSFILPTLLFWFVALISAVFDNIPVAAAMVPVLKTLSADTGASLGSLTFTTALACDIAGNATPIGASANVVALAVAEKNGIRWSWKYYCKIAIPILLAVLILTNLLVLLLIW from the coding sequence GTGGAACTTAATGCAATATTGGCCCTATTGATCTTTGGCGTTGTTTATCTCATAATGGTTCTAGACCTCGCTGATAGAGCCGTACTTGTGATAGCAGGTTCTCTTCTGATGGTTGGCCTCGGCATCATATCGGAAGAACAAGTGATCAGATCGATTGAATGGAATGCTATTGGACTGATATTTGGTATGTTCATCCTCGTGGGGGCGCTTGCTGAGAGCGGGTTTTTCAGGTGGATAGGCCTGCATTTTCTGCAATTAACAAAATTTGACTCGGTAAAGATTTTTATCGTATTCTGTGGCCTCTCAGCTCTTCTATCAGCATTCATGGATTCGATCACTGTAATGGTTTTCATGAGCTCCCTGACCATTGAGGTTGCCTCTATACTCAAGATTCCACCATTGCCTCTGATCATAGCTCAAATATGTTCGGCCAACATTGGCGGCAGCGCTACAATCATGGGTGATCCACCTAACGTCATCCTTGGGACGGCTTTAAACTTTGGGTTTATGGATTTTGTTGAGAATACTGGCATGATCGCCGTTATCGTTTTCTTTTTTAATCTCTTCCTCTTCATGATACTATATAGGCATAACTTCAGGCGACACGATATTAATGTGCATGAAATCATGGAACAGCATAAGGACTTAGATCCTTTCTCGGCGGTTAAGGATCTCAGACAGATGCGAATTGCTTTGGTCATTTTCGCATTTACAGTCACGTTGCTAGTCCTTCACAATCTTTTGGATCTACTAGTTGCATTTGTCGCCGTTCTTGGGGGCGCTCTTGTTCTGTTGTTGGGTAGAAGAAGATATGATGAACTCATACAGAAGATCGACTGGCACACGATCGTTTTCCTCGCTGGTCTTTTCGTTATGGTGGGAGGTCTTGAATCCGCTGGTGTCTTGACTGGATTTGCTCACGCGATCGCAGATATTTCTGGCTCAGATTCATTCATCCTCCCTACACTCCTCTTCTGGTTTGTTGCTCTAATCTCGGCGGTCTTCGACAACATTCCAGTCGCAGCCGCAATGGTTCCTGTATTGAAAACGCTTTCAGCTGATACCGGAGCGAGTTTGGGTTCACTGACCTTCACAACCGCACTGGCATGCGATATTGCAGGGAACGCGACTCCGATCGGCGCGTCTGCTAATGTTGTCGCCTTAGCGGTTGCGGAGAAAAACGGCATTCGTTGGTCATGGAAATACTATTGCAAAATCGCGATTCCTATCTTACTCGCTGTACTCATCCTAACTAATCTGCTTGTTCTCCTCTTAATCTGGTGA